Proteins encoded together in one Streptomyces sp. B1I3 window:
- a CDS encoding SAM-dependent methyltransferase, with protein sequence MSNGDTSIPKNIDVNVPSVARMYDYYLGGKDNYPADRVACEQLLEVVPSTKVLAVNNRRFLRRVVHHLASEYGIRQFIDHGSGLPTQDNVHQVAQLVDPAARVVYVDNDPIVLAHGKAILEENDRTAVIQADMRETDAIFGHPEVSRLIDFDEPVAALFVSVLHCIPDSDDPAGLVRRVADRLAPGSFLVVCQLVSEDAATRDFVTDFMAKSTGNQWGRVRRQEDVGVFLEGLDLLEPGLVEVSTWRPDSDLAPKQETQEWIEYGGVGRKW encoded by the coding sequence ATGAGCAACGGGGACACCTCCATTCCGAAGAACATCGACGTGAACGTGCCGAGCGTCGCGCGGATGTACGACTACTACCTGGGCGGCAAGGACAACTACCCCGCCGACCGGGTCGCTTGCGAACAGTTGCTGGAGGTCGTCCCGAGTACCAAGGTGCTGGCGGTGAACAACCGGCGGTTCCTTCGGCGTGTCGTGCACCACCTCGCGTCCGAGTACGGAATCCGCCAGTTCATCGACCACGGATCCGGCCTGCCGACCCAGGACAACGTCCACCAGGTCGCCCAACTGGTGGACCCGGCGGCACGGGTCGTGTACGTCGACAACGACCCCATCGTCCTGGCCCACGGCAAGGCGATACTCGAGGAGAACGACAGGACCGCGGTCATCCAGGCCGACATGCGCGAGACCGACGCGATTTTCGGACACCCCGAGGTGAGCCGGCTCATCGACTTCGACGAGCCGGTGGCTGCGCTGTTCGTGTCCGTGCTGCACTGCATTCCCGACTCGGACGATCCCGCCGGTCTGGTGCGCCGAGTCGCGGACCGGCTGGCGCCGGGCAGTTTCCTGGTCGTGTGTCAGCTCGTGAGCGAGGACGCGGCCACCCGCGACTTCGTCACGGATTTCATGGCGAAGAGCACGGGAAACCAGTGGGGCAGGGTGCGTCGGCAGGAGGACGTGGGCGTGTTCCTCGAAGGGCTGGACCTGCTGGAGCCCGGCCTCGTGGAGGTGTCGACCTGGCGGCCGGATTCGGACCTGGCACCGAAACAGGAGACGCAGGAGTGGATCGAGTACGGCGGCGTCGGCCGCAAGTGGTGA
- a CDS encoding helix-turn-helix transcriptional regulator: MPGIEPLQPSRKPTLAPAAGASPTALRLVLGAQLRRMRGEAGITPDVAAARIRCSTAKISRMETGHSPCKERDAADLLALYGVTDPVRTAEFVDLVRKAGQRGWWRNYADVLPDWFEPLVGLEEAAASIRTYEGHYIPGLLQTAEYAYAVVRSGHHLEPVEITRRRVELRLRRQELLHRRDAPKLWVLLDEAVLMRPTGGAGVMREQLAHLLAMTELPHVIVQVAPFEVTAHTSPGNAITYLRFAMAGLPDVAYIEHLTNATSVNKQESTDEYRWILDSLSAQSPSPAESRRLLEKALVRYS; encoded by the coding sequence ATGCCCGGCATCGAACCGCTTCAGCCCTCACGGAAGCCGACGCTCGCCCCGGCCGCGGGGGCAAGTCCCACAGCCCTGCGCCTGGTTCTGGGCGCGCAGCTGCGGCGGATGCGCGGCGAGGCGGGCATCACCCCGGACGTCGCGGCTGCCCGGATCCGCTGCTCCACCGCGAAAATCAGCCGCATGGAGACGGGGCACTCCCCGTGCAAGGAGCGTGACGCCGCCGATCTGCTCGCGCTCTACGGTGTCACCGACCCGGTGAGAACGGCGGAGTTCGTCGACCTGGTGCGCAAGGCCGGGCAGCGTGGCTGGTGGCGCAACTACGCCGACGTGCTCCCGGACTGGTTCGAACCCCTCGTGGGTCTGGAAGAGGCTGCCGCGTCCATCCGGACCTACGAGGGGCACTACATTCCCGGGCTGCTCCAGACGGCCGAGTACGCCTATGCGGTGGTGCGCTCCGGACACCATCTCGAACCGGTGGAGATCACGCGGCGGCGTGTGGAACTACGCCTCAGGCGTCAGGAGTTGCTGCACCGGCGCGATGCGCCGAAGCTCTGGGTACTCCTGGACGAGGCGGTGCTGATGCGGCCGACGGGCGGCGCCGGTGTGATGCGTGAGCAGCTCGCCCACCTGCTGGCCATGACCGAGCTGCCTCACGTCATCGTGCAGGTGGCCCCCTTCGAGGTGACTGCCCACACGTCCCCGGGCAACGCCATCACGTACCTGCGGTTCGCCATGGCCGGGCTCCCGGATGTCGCCTACATCGAGCACCTGACGAACGCCACGTCGGTGAACAAGCAGGAGAGCACCGACGAGTACCGGTGGATCCTCGACTCCCTCAGCGCCCAGTCGCCGAGCCCGGCCGAGAGCAGACGGCTGCTGGAGAAGGCACTCGTACGCTACAGCTGA
- a CDS encoding DUF397 domain-containing protein: MQHFDNGVPANSLTGVEWTKSHHSNPSGNCVEMALLPGGEVAVRNSRHPEGPALVYTPDEVRAFLAGVRDGDFDRMIG; the protein is encoded by the coding sequence ATGCAGCACTTCGACAACGGCGTACCCGCCAACTCGCTGACCGGCGTGGAGTGGACGAAGAGCCATCACAGCAACCCGAGCGGGAACTGCGTCGAGATGGCCCTGCTGCCCGGCGGCGAGGTGGCCGTGCGCAACTCCAGGCACCCCGAGGGGCCGGCCCTCGTGTACACGCCCGACGAGGTGCGTGCCTTCCTCGCGGGCGTCAGGGACGGTGACTTCGATCGCATGATCGGCTGA
- a CDS encoding SGNH/GDSL hydrolase family protein: protein MIISLRNSATVLFQGDSITEVGRLSDPGSPLGQGYVRLAADLVRTARPDGDITFVNRAVGGDRVSDLRARWRDDSRGLQPDVVSVLIGVNDTWCRYRSGEVTSSRSYEDDYRAVLTLARDGSDAQLILVEPFLIPVTEEQWGWREDLDPKIHVVRRLAEEFDAALLAADGLLNQAARTAGGAEHIAGDGVHPTPLGHRLLADAWTALAGL from the coding sequence GTGATCATCAGCCTGCGCAATTCGGCGACCGTCCTGTTCCAGGGGGACAGCATCACCGAGGTGGGCCGTCTGTCGGACCCCGGCAGCCCCTTGGGCCAGGGTTACGTCCGGTTGGCGGCCGACCTCGTCCGCACCGCGCGCCCGGACGGTGACATCACGTTCGTCAACCGGGCAGTGGGCGGCGACCGGGTGTCGGACCTGCGCGCCCGGTGGCGTGACGACTCCCGCGGCCTGCAGCCGGACGTGGTGTCCGTGCTGATCGGCGTCAACGACACGTGGTGCCGTTACCGGTCGGGCGAGGTCACCTCGTCACGATCGTACGAGGACGACTACCGCGCCGTCCTCACCCTTGCCCGGGACGGTTCGGACGCTCAGCTGATCCTCGTCGAGCCGTTCCTGATCCCCGTGACGGAAGAGCAGTGGGGCTGGCGGGAGGACCTGGACCCCAAGATCCACGTCGTCCGGCGGCTGGCCGAGGAATTCGACGCCGCCCTGCTGGCCGCCGACGGCCTGCTCAACCAGGCTGCCCGTACCGCCGGGGGCGCCGAGCACATCGCGGGCGACGGGGTCCATCCGACCCCGCTCGGACACCGGTTGCTGGCCGATGCCTGGACGGCGCTGGCCGGGCTGTAG
- a CDS encoding organic hydroperoxide resistance protein, which yields MDALYTAAATANGREGRAVSSDGRIDLALALPPALGGNGEGTNPEQLFAAGYAACFASAMSSVGREMKLDTKDVAVTAEVSIGKDDTGFGLAVVMRVELPEALEGETGRRLVEATHAYCPYSKATRGNIDVELVIE from the coding sequence ATGGACGCGCTGTACACCGCTGCCGCCACCGCGAACGGACGCGAGGGCCGGGCAGTGAGCTCGGACGGCCGGATCGACCTCGCGCTCGCCCTTCCGCCGGCTCTCGGGGGCAACGGCGAGGGCACGAACCCCGAGCAGCTCTTCGCCGCCGGATACGCCGCCTGCTTCGCCAGCGCGATGAGCTCGGTCGGCCGTGAGATGAAGCTCGACACCAAGGACGTCGCCGTGACGGCCGAGGTCTCGATAGGCAAGGACGACACGGGGTTCGGTCTGGCGGTCGTGATGCGTGTCGAACTGCCCGAGGCGCTCGAGGGGGAGACCGGCCGCCGCCTGGTCGAGGCGACCCACGCCTACTGCCCCTACTCCAAGGCCACGCGCGGCAACATCGACGTCGAGCTCGTCATCGAGTAG
- a CDS encoding MarR family winged helix-turn-helix transcriptional regulator — protein sequence MTSPPPASPELTGLPDGELLRLDHQVCFSLQAASRAFGGVYREALKELGLTYPQYLAMMVLWEHGPLPVRSIGERLHLDSGTLSPLLKRLEVAGLVRRERSARDERSVVVHLTDAGAGLRERALPVPRTILAATGLSVEEVLALQETLGRLTASLSQAG from the coding sequence ATGACCTCACCGCCGCCCGCCTCCCCCGAGCTGACCGGCCTGCCGGACGGCGAACTGCTGCGCCTGGACCACCAGGTCTGCTTCTCACTCCAGGCGGCCTCACGGGCCTTCGGCGGCGTCTACCGGGAGGCGCTCAAGGAACTCGGCCTGACCTATCCGCAGTACCTCGCGATGATGGTCCTGTGGGAGCACGGCCCCCTGCCGGTGAGGTCGATCGGCGAACGCCTCCACCTGGACTCCGGAACACTCTCCCCCCTGCTCAAGCGGCTGGAGGTGGCCGGGCTGGTCAGGCGGGAGCGCAGTGCGCGGGACGAGCGGTCGGTCGTGGTGCACCTCACGGACGCCGGAGCCGGGCTGCGGGAACGCGCGCTACCCGTCCCGCGGACGATCCTGGCGGCCACGGGTCTGTCGGTCGAGGAGGTCCTGGCGCTGCAGGAGACTCTCGGGCGGCTCACGGCTTCCCTGAGCCAGGCCGGCTGA
- a CDS encoding PP2C family protein-serine/threonine phosphatase, with translation MNRRRTPRSASAEDLLSTLQHLTARARQEVGVHQARVELAQALQRKMLPATLPTFPGLKTAARYAPARDGLDIGGDWYDGFLLPDGALGLAVGDVQGHDVEAAAFMGQIRIAMRAVASTVADPGEVMGRTNDLILSMDSTLFATCSFFRLDPRTREFESARAGHVACVWATAGGRSGVTADAGGLPLGIESRQHYPVTRRTLADDGAFVLLTDGVIEGPSLPIGDGLDRVRRLLSSHVGDSAEELADRLLEAAVFTGHEDDAAVLVLRHEAALATGPA, from the coding sequence ATGAACCGGCGTCGAACTCCCCGATCGGCGAGCGCCGAGGACCTGCTCAGCACACTGCAGCACCTGACGGCCCGTGCGCGGCAGGAAGTGGGAGTGCATCAGGCCCGGGTCGAACTGGCCCAGGCGCTGCAGCGCAAGATGCTGCCCGCCACACTGCCGACGTTCCCGGGGCTGAAGACCGCCGCCCGCTACGCACCCGCGCGCGACGGACTCGACATCGGCGGCGACTGGTACGACGGCTTCCTGCTGCCCGACGGGGCGCTCGGCCTGGCCGTCGGGGACGTCCAGGGGCACGACGTCGAGGCCGCCGCCTTCATGGGGCAGATACGGATCGCCATGCGGGCCGTCGCGAGTACGGTGGCGGATCCCGGTGAGGTGATGGGTCGCACGAACGACCTGATCCTCTCCATGGACTCGACCCTCTTCGCGACCTGCTCGTTCTTCCGTCTGGATCCGCGCACCCGGGAGTTCGAGAGCGCCAGGGCCGGGCACGTCGCGTGCGTGTGGGCAACTGCGGGCGGCCGGTCGGGAGTCACCGCGGATGCCGGGGGCCTCCCCCTGGGCATCGAGTCCCGCCAGCACTACCCCGTGACCCGGCGCACGCTCGCGGACGACGGCGCGTTCGTGCTGCTCACGGACGGAGTGATCGAGGGGCCCTCGCTGCCGATCGGCGACGGACTCGACCGCGTCAGGCGTCTGCTGAGCTCCCACGTCGGTGACTCCGCCGAGGAGCTGGCGGACAGACTGCTCGAAGCCGCGGTGTTCACCGGTCACGAGGACGACGCCGCCGTCCTGGTCCTGCGCCACGAAGCGGCCCTCGCCACCGGCCCCGCGTGA
- a CDS encoding MASE1 domain-containing protein → MIRSDETRRRVLLVLQMLAITAVYFGSGRLGLLRQVGVEDSVVTPLWPPTGIALASLLYLGVRVLPAIALGALLMVVSISGDLTLGGVGIAAGSTLAPLCSFLALRAVGFRRELDRLRDGVLLVFLGAMGGMVISATVGAGIQALSGDLPAEQFWPVWSAWWAGDAMGVLTVTPLLLVLRTARMPRREDRWAEALALAVVAVGTTVVATRSPLSMVYLLFPVLIWAALRFQLAGSAPCALLMSVMAIVAGTDRAGAFADHTVLEVMLNLTVLNGCVALTALLLAAIVTEHNNIRRETKLACEELAALVEELAPRPAPRDWPAEPRNEGGPV, encoded by the coding sequence GTGATCCGCAGCGATGAAACCAGACGCCGAGTCCTGCTCGTTCTGCAGATGCTCGCGATCACCGCTGTCTACTTCGGCTCCGGGCGCCTCGGCCTGCTCCGGCAGGTGGGCGTGGAGGACTCGGTCGTCACCCCGCTGTGGCCGCCCACCGGTATCGCCCTGGCCTCGTTGCTGTACCTGGGTGTACGGGTCCTGCCCGCCATCGCGCTCGGTGCCCTGCTCATGGTCGTCTCGATCAGTGGCGACCTCACACTCGGGGGTGTCGGCATCGCGGCGGGAAGCACCCTTGCCCCCCTGTGCTCCTTCCTCGCGCTGCGGGCAGTGGGGTTTCGCAGGGAACTGGACCGCCTGCGCGACGGTGTCCTGCTGGTGTTCCTCGGAGCCATGGGGGGCATGGTCATCAGTGCCACCGTCGGCGCCGGGATCCAGGCGCTGAGCGGTGACCTGCCCGCCGAACAGTTCTGGCCGGTCTGGTCGGCCTGGTGGGCCGGGGACGCCATGGGCGTGCTCACGGTCACCCCGCTGCTGCTCGTCCTGCGTACGGCCCGGATGCCCCGGCGGGAGGACCGGTGGGCGGAGGCGCTCGCGCTGGCGGTCGTCGCGGTGGGAACGACCGTCGTCGCGACGAGAAGCCCCCTGTCCATGGTCTACCTGCTCTTCCCGGTCCTGATCTGGGCCGCCCTGCGCTTCCAGCTGGCGGGGAGTGCGCCCTGCGCCCTGCTGATGTCCGTGATGGCGATCGTCGCGGGAACCGACCGGGCGGGAGCGTTCGCCGATCACACCGTGCTCGAGGTCATGCTCAACCTGACCGTCCTCAACGGTTGTGTGGCACTCACCGCCCTTCTGCTGGCCGCGATCGTCACCGAGCACAACAACATCCGCCGCGAGACGAAGCTGGCGTGCGAGGAACTGGCCGCCCTGGTGGAGGAGCTCGCGCCGCGTCCGGCGCCGCGGGACTGGCCCGCCGAGCCCCGGAACGAAGGCGGCCCGGTCTGA
- a CDS encoding FAD-binding protein gives MIDQSGRVPSARRTNWAGNIAFGARHLHTPASVAELQDIVAAGTAVRALGTGHSFNTVADTSGDLVSVAGLPRSIEIDRETATATVGAGLRFGELTGTLHRSGFALHNLGSLPHISVAGACATGTHGSGVGNRSLAGAVRALELVTADGGLVTLERGDDDFAGAVVSLGALGVVTRLTLDLVPAFDVQQWVYEGLPREELLGRFDEVVSEAYSVSLFTSWRDDPVDQVWLKRRVAADGPLVAPRRWLGATLANGPRHPVPGMPAGHCTQQQGDAGPWHARLPHFRLEFTPSNGEELQSEYFVARRDAVAAYEALERIRGSIAPLLQICEIRTVAADDLWLSPAQGGDAVAFHFTWVPDTAAVTPVLGEIEEALAPFGARPHWGKVFTTEPGRLRELYHHYADFEALMTRFDPAGTFRNDFLARHFPRAGGGQAG, from the coding sequence ATGATCGATCAATCGGGGCGCGTCCCGTCCGCCCGGCGGACGAACTGGGCCGGCAACATCGCGTTCGGCGCACGGCACCTGCACACACCCGCGTCGGTGGCCGAACTCCAGGACATCGTGGCCGCCGGCACCGCGGTGCGGGCGCTCGGCACCGGCCACTCCTTCAACACCGTCGCCGATACGAGCGGCGACCTCGTTTCGGTGGCAGGGCTGCCCCGCTCCATCGAGATCGACCGCGAAACCGCGACCGCGACGGTCGGCGCGGGGCTGCGCTTCGGTGAGCTGACCGGCACCCTGCACCGGAGCGGGTTCGCGCTGCACAACCTGGGCTCGCTGCCCCACATCTCGGTCGCCGGTGCCTGCGCGACCGGCACCCACGGATCAGGCGTCGGCAACCGCTCCCTGGCCGGGGCCGTCCGGGCGCTGGAACTCGTCACCGCGGACGGCGGCCTGGTGACCCTGGAGCGCGGCGACGACGACTTCGCCGGGGCGGTGGTGTCCCTGGGCGCGCTCGGAGTGGTGACGCGCCTGACCCTGGACCTCGTGCCGGCGTTCGACGTACAGCAGTGGGTCTACGAGGGGCTTCCGCGGGAGGAACTTCTCGGCAGGTTCGACGAGGTGGTGTCCGAGGCCTACAGCGTGAGCCTGTTCACCAGCTGGCGGGACGATCCGGTCGACCAGGTGTGGCTCAAACGACGGGTCGCGGCCGACGGCCCGCTCGTCGCGCCTCGGCGCTGGCTGGGTGCGACGCTCGCGAACGGGCCGAGGCACCCCGTCCCGGGCATGCCGGCCGGTCACTGCACACAGCAGCAGGGCGATGCCGGCCCGTGGCACGCCCGGCTTCCCCACTTCCGCCTCGAATTCACCCCGAGCAACGGCGAGGAACTGCAGTCGGAGTACTTCGTGGCCCGGCGCGACGCCGTCGCGGCCTACGAGGCGCTGGAACGGATCCGGGGAAGCATCGCGCCGCTGCTCCAGATCTGCGAGATCCGCACCGTGGCCGCCGACGACCTCTGGCTCAGTCCGGCCCAGGGCGGCGACGCCGTGGCCTTCCACTTCACCTGGGTGCCGGACACGGCGGCGGTCACGCCCGTTCTCGGGGAGATCGAGGAAGCTCTGGCGCCCTTCGGCGCCAGGCCGCACTGGGGCAAGGTGTTCACCACGGAGCCCGGCCGGCTGCGCGAGCTGTACCACCACTACGCGGACTTCGAGGCCCTGATGACCCGCTTCGACCCCGCCGGCACCTTCCGCAACGACTTCCTCGCCCGCCACTTCCCGCGTGCCGGCGGCGGACAGGCCGGCTGA
- a CDS encoding SAM-dependent methyltransferase — protein sequence MNDSRQPPSGRLRTDRPHSARVWNYLLGGKDSYPADAEAGETILRVFPDIAHIARDQRAFLARAVGFLTGEAGIRQFLDIGTGLPTADNTHEVAQTLAPESRIVYVDNDPLVLTHARALLTSTPEGACAYIDADVRDTAHILDEASRTLDLSRPVGLMMLGIMGQLPDEDDPWAVTARLVEALAPGSHLVLADGIDTSETLNAAIAAYNAQSASSYHLRSPARIADFFAGLEVVEPGVVLTAAWRPEPRQGERQSSPSPAVSGVGRKV from the coding sequence ATGAACGATTCCCGGCAGCCACCGAGCGGCCGTCTCCGTACGGACCGGCCGCACTCCGCCCGTGTCTGGAACTACCTCCTCGGTGGCAAGGACAGCTATCCGGCCGACGCCGAGGCCGGCGAAACGATCCTTCGGGTCTTCCCCGACATCGCGCACATCGCACGCGACCAGCGGGCCTTCCTCGCCCGCGCGGTCGGCTTCCTGACCGGCGAGGCGGGCATCCGGCAGTTCCTCGACATCGGGACGGGACTTCCCACGGCCGACAACACCCACGAGGTCGCCCAGACGCTGGCCCCGGAGTCCCGCATCGTCTACGTCGACAACGACCCCCTCGTGCTGACCCACGCCCGTGCGCTGCTGACCAGTACCCCCGAGGGTGCCTGCGCCTACATCGACGCGGATGTGCGCGACACCGCCCACATCCTCGACGAGGCCTCCCGGACCCTCGACCTCTCCCGGCCCGTCGGCCTGATGATGCTGGGGATCATGGGACAGCTCCCGGACGAGGACGACCCCTGGGCCGTCACCGCCCGGCTGGTGGAGGCTCTCGCACCCGGCAGCCATCTGGTCCTTGCCGACGGCATCGACACCAGCGAGACCCTGAACGCGGCGATCGCGGCGTACAACGCGCAGTCCGCGAGCTCGTACCACCTGCGCAGTCCCGCACGGATCGCCGACTTCTTCGCCGGGCTGGAGGTCGTGGAGCCCGGCGTCGTCCTGACAGCGGCCTGGCGTCCCGAACCCCGGCAGGGGGAGCGGCAGTCCTCACCGAGTCCCGCCGTCAGTGGCGTGGGCCGCAAGGTCTGA
- a CDS encoding antitoxin — MSAMDKIKKMLKGHEDQAGKGVDKTGDMVDDRTQGKYSKHVDTGQDKLHQQLGQDRNPDDPPRG, encoded by the coding sequence ATGTCCGCCATGGACAAGATCAAGAAGATGCTGAAGGGCCACGAGGACCAGGCAGGGAAGGGTGTCGACAAGACCGGCGACATGGTCGACGACCGGACGCAGGGAAAGTACAGCAAGCACGTCGACACCGGCCAGGACAAGCTCCACCAGCAGCTCGGCCAGGACCGGAACCCGGACGACCCGCCGCGCGGCTGA
- a CDS encoding sigma-70 family RNA polymerase sigma factor codes for MGEARETTLVKAAQKGDQRAQDRLVASYLPLVYNIVGRALDGHADVDDVVQESVLRMLRGLPALRTPGSFRSWFVAITMNQLREHWRERGSGEMSTIRMHEAHDVVDHRADFVELTLLRLGLTGQRREVAEATRWLDEDDRALLSLWWLETAGELTRAEVTCALELTAQHTAVRVQRMKAQLEAARVVVRALAAHPRCVLLEDLTTQWDGTPSALWRKRLSRHARGCTVCSGYRSGLVPAESLLVGLALVPVAASAAGRADAISVAGVGRSAAPGRAERRRGEARRRRRTTVVAGVLAVAALGGGGGAVHLYTDGGNEERSTAAGGPAAPTTAPVPPPVRTPVPPSSAPRSSASASPSPSAARSRSASPTRGTVPRPRTPTPAPPAAPAPGPASPAPSTASSPTDEEVVRLVNAERAKAGCEPVGTSGALATAASRHSADMVARDYFSHTSPDGTDPGDRITAAGYRWSTYGENIAKGQTTAASVMDAWMNSPGHRANILNCAFEEIGIGRQESPSGPVWTQAFGAAL; via the coding sequence ATGGGCGAGGCACGCGAGACGACGTTGGTCAAGGCGGCTCAGAAAGGTGACCAGCGGGCCCAGGACCGGCTTGTGGCGTCGTATCTGCCCCTCGTGTACAACATCGTCGGCCGTGCGCTGGACGGGCACGCGGATGTCGACGACGTGGTCCAGGAGAGTGTGCTGCGCATGCTTCGCGGCCTGCCCGCCCTGCGCACGCCGGGAAGCTTCCGGTCGTGGTTCGTGGCCATCACCATGAACCAGTTGCGGGAGCACTGGCGTGAGCGTGGGTCGGGTGAGATGTCCACGATCCGGATGCACGAGGCGCACGACGTCGTCGATCACAGGGCGGATTTCGTCGAGCTGACTCTCCTGCGCCTCGGCCTGACCGGGCAGCGGCGGGAGGTCGCCGAGGCCACCCGGTGGCTGGACGAGGACGACCGCGCGCTGCTGTCGCTGTGGTGGCTGGAGACGGCCGGAGAACTCACGCGGGCCGAGGTCACCTGCGCTCTCGAGCTGACCGCCCAGCACACCGCGGTACGTGTGCAGCGGATGAAGGCACAGCTGGAGGCGGCCAGAGTGGTCGTGCGCGCGCTGGCGGCGCACCCGCGGTGCGTCCTGCTGGAGGACCTCACCACCCAGTGGGACGGGACACCGTCCGCTCTCTGGCGCAAGCGGCTGTCCCGTCACGCGCGTGGTTGCACGGTCTGCTCGGGGTACCGCTCCGGCCTGGTCCCTGCCGAGAGCCTGCTGGTGGGCCTGGCCCTCGTTCCCGTGGCGGCGTCGGCCGCCGGGCGGGCAGACGCGATATCCGTGGCCGGGGTGGGTCGCTCTGCAGCTCCCGGACGCGCCGAGCGCCGTCGGGGGGAGGCCCGGCGGCGCCGTCGTACCACCGTGGTGGCGGGAGTGCTGGCGGTCGCGGCGCTGGGTGGCGGCGGTGGCGCGGTGCACCTGTACACGGACGGCGGGAACGAGGAACGGTCGACGGCCGCCGGAGGGCCGGCGGCCCCCACGACGGCTCCGGTCCCCCCGCCGGTTCGTACCCCGGTTCCTCCCTCGTCGGCCCCTCGGTCGTCCGCCTCGGCGTCCCCGTCGCCGTCCGCCGCCAGGAGCCGGAGCGCGTCGCCGACGCGGGGCACGGTGCCGAGGCCGCGCACACCCACCCCCGCGCCCCCTGCCGCCCCGGCACCCGGGCCCGCGTCCCCGGCACCGTCGACGGCGTCCTCACCGACGGACGAGGAGGTCGTGCGGCTCGTCAACGCCGAGCGGGCGAAGGCGGGATGCGAGCCTGTGGGCACCAGCGGCGCGCTGGCCACGGCCGCGTCGCGCCACTCCGCCGACATGGTCGCGCGGGACTACTTCTCCCACACATCTCCGGACGGTACGGACCCCGGCGACCGCATCACCGCGGCCGGCTACCGGTGGAGCACGTACGGCGAGAACATCGCGAAGGGCCAGACCACAGCCGCCTCGGTGATGGACGCCTGGATGAACAGCCCTGGTCACCGGGCGAACATCCTCAACTGCGCGTTCGAGGAGATCGGTATCGGCAGGCAGGAGTCGCCCTCCGGCCCGGTCTGGACCCAGGCCTTCGGCGCCGCTCTGTGA